GATATGACGCAAGTCGGTCTTCCGGATTTGTCGATCCTCACATGGGGACTGGCTGCTCTCCCGGTTATTGTTGTACTGACGTTAATGATGGGTTTCAAAATGAGCGGCGCTCGCGCCGGTGTGATTGCTTGGTTGGTGGCGTTAGCGGTTGCGTACTTTACGTTTGGCGGTGGAATTGAAGTTGTTGCAAGTGGCACAGCGAAAGGGCTTTGGACGACCATCTTTGTCCTGTTTATCATTTGGTCTTCGATGTATATGTATAACATTGTTGACTTAACGGGCAGTTTCAAAGTGATTGCCGCCACGTTTACAAAATTAACAAACGGAAATAAAATGTTGCAATTGTTGATTTTGGGATGGGCCTTCCCCACGTTTGTTCAAGGAGTATGTGGATTCGGTGTTCCGGTTGCGGTTGCGACGCCGTTGTTGATTGGTCTTGGCTTTAGCCCGATTACAGCGGTGGTAACGACCTTGCTCGGACACTCCTGGGGAATCACGTTTGGTTCGCTTGGAGCATCTTACTCGGTTTTACTATCTTTAAGTCCGGTTGAAGCGGCTCCGATGGCGTTTTGGGGCTCGATCTTTATCGCTTTCGGCGGTGTGATTACAGGATTCTGTATTTTACACAACTATGGTAAAGGCGCGGCGCTTCGAGAAGGAACAGTAGCTGTTCTTTTCTTATCCATTGTAATGGGACTTGCGCTGATTGCCACTTGTTTCGTTTCACCAAACGTTGGTTGTTTTGTTGCGGGAGGCGTCGGGTTGATCGCGGGAAGCTTTGTCTTGCCGAAATTTAAAGCCTACCGTCCTGCAGCGGATGCTCCGCCATTGAAAGAGGACCCCGAAGTTGCGGGGAAGTCTTTTATAGACGCATTCTCGGCTTATATCATTTTGATTGTCGTCGTGTTTGCTGTTTACTTAATCGCCCCAGTCAAAACATTTTTGGATCAGTTTCAGTTGGGTCTCCCGTTTATGGAAACAGTTACCTCCTTTGGTTACGCTCAAGAGGCGGCGGCTAAATACTCCGCTCTTAAAATTTTAACAACACCAGGCACCTTGATCGTCGTCTCTTGTATTCTTGCTGCTGCATACTACAAATCAAAGGGTTTCCTACCGCAAGGGGCATTTAAAACAGCCTGGGAAAGAACATTGAATCAGTCTTTGGGAGCAACAGCTACGATCATTTCGATGACGATGATGGCCGTATTGATGACGGCAAGCGGGTTGACCACATATTTAGCTTACGGAATTGCCGTAGCAACGGGCTCGCTGTTTCCATTGTTATCTCCGTTCATTGGTATTTTGGGAGGATTCGTGACAAGCTCGGGGACGTCTTCCAACATCTTATTTACCGGATTGCAATATGAGGTGGCAACGATCTT
This portion of the Ammoniphilus oxalaticus genome encodes:
- a CDS encoding L-lactate permease gives rise to the protein MGIDMTQVGLPDLSILTWGLAALPVIVVLTLMMGFKMSGARAGVIAWLVALAVAYFTFGGGIEVVASGTAKGLWTTIFVLFIIWSSMYMYNIVDLTGSFKVIAATFTKLTNGNKMLQLLILGWAFPTFVQGVCGFGVPVAVATPLLIGLGFSPITAVVTTLLGHSWGITFGSLGASYSVLLSLSPVEAAPMAFWGSIFIAFGGVITGFCILHNYGKGAALREGTVAVLFLSIVMGLALIATCFVSPNVGCFVAGGVGLIAGSFVLPKFKAYRPAADAPPLKEDPEVAGKSFIDAFSAYIILIVVVFAVYLIAPVKTFLDQFQLGLPFMETVTSFGYAQEAAAKYSALKILTTPGTLIVVSCILAAAYYKSKGFLPQGAFKTAWERTLNQSLGATATIISMTMMAVLMTASGLTTYLAYGIAVATGSLFPLLSPFIGILGGFVTSSGTSSNILFTGLQYEVATILSISATIILAAQTTGSSLSNSFSPGNAALGAGVSGLSGQEGEILKVTLVYNIVQGLLVGILAFALIGLGMGL